The DNA segment TTTGGTATGCGGTGTCAGATAAAATTCGGGATTCTAGCAGCAGAGAACCATCCTGCTCTGCACGAACTTGCAGACTCAATCCTTTAAGGCGTTCTGTGTAGACTGCAGAGACGTGACCTGTCCCACAATCGTCCCACTGTCTGTCCTCATTGAGGGTGTACACTTTTACACGCCGTCGTGTGTCAgccatatttaaaaaattatttttgctttttcctCTTTTTTTTGCCAGCCACGCTGCGATtgatgcaaatttttgttggaaTGAAACAAGTATCGCTTATCGAATTAACTGAACGTTGCGCTTTACCAGTATTTGGTAATGGTTGTTCACTGGTTATTGGTTTCTTTATCCACGGCAATGTTATTGGGCTTAAACGTGATTCAATGGCATCCACAACTTGGGAAAAGTCTGGTAAGTTCAGATCCCTTCGAAAGCCAAGAGCAAGGGCAGTTTTCAAACCCAAAAGTGGAGCAACAGTGGTGCTTAAATCAGATATGCATGCAGCAGGTACTGATCGAGTAGCAACCAAGTGAATCAGATGCTGGGTGAGAAGAGCAGGTTTCGCAGATCGGCAAACCAACAGCAATGAAATCTGATCTTTTTCAAGAGCTTTAGTAACTTCGCGTATACCAACCAGGA comes from the Clavelina lepadiformis chromosome 5, kaClaLepa1.1, whole genome shotgun sequence genome and includes:
- the LOC143459311 gene encoding ribonuclease P protein subunit p38-like — translated: MSKTSVASITKKTEEKPVLKNSLLQPYIVTWPQLQKGTTPSILSELTRLFESHPEIKKLKSAGKRKLKADFPKQEVTANLRSDILVGIREVTKALEKDQISLLLVCRSAKPALLTQHLIHLVATRSVPAACISDLSTTVAPLLGLKTALALGFRRDLNLPDFSQVVDAIESRLSPITLPWIKKPITSEQPLPNTGKAQRSVNSISDTCFIPTKICINRSVAGKKKRKKQK